The genomic interval GCCGCCGGGCCAGTAGCCACAGGCATGCCGGACTGTCCACTCGCGGAAGACTGCCCGAGTTTTCAGGAGCGAATCGAGGGAATGGGATGCCAGCACTACGGCGACCGGGGCGGCGCGGAGTGGTGTGACCACTACAACCAGCCCATCCGCGAACTCAAGACCGCGCCCGTCCAGCCGGGCGAGGAGGTCGTGGTGGACATCGAGGACATCCACGAGAGCGGCGCTGGCGTCGGCCGGACCGAGGACGGCTTCATCGTCATGGTCGACGGCATCCTCCCGGACGCCCGCGCGCGGGTGGAGATCACGAACGTTCACGGCAACCACGCCCGGGCCGACCCCATCGAGCGACTGCCGATGGACGAGGAGGACGAGGAGGGGACTGACGACGGCGACGCCGAGGAGTCTGACGCGGAATCCGGCGACGGAGACGACGAGGACGGCCGGTCCCGGCCGCAACTCGGTAGCCGCGACAACTTCTGGGGAAGCTGAACCCCGGGTCCGAGCGCGGCCGCTGGGTGGACAGTCCCAACAGCGTTCCGCGCCGCGGGTTTTTTCGGTCGGAGTGCGTAGAGGCGAGCATGGACCGACCACCGCAGACGGCGAGGCGGCCGTGGGAGGGTCGACCGTGAGCGAGGCCCCCGACCCCGAGGAGATGCTCGACCGCGCGGGATTCGACGCCGACACCAGCGTGCTGACCCGCCGACAGGCCGAAGTGCTGGCACTGCGCGAGCGCGGGGTCGCGCAGGCGACCATCGCCGACCGCCTGGGCACCTCGCGCGCGAACGTCTCCAGTATCGAGGCAAGCGCCCGCGAGAACGTCCGGAAGGCCCGCGAGACGGTCGCGTTCGCCGAGGCGCTCCACGCGCCGGTCCGGGTCGTCGTCGAGGCTGGGACCGACCTCTACGACGTGCCCTCGCGGGTCTACGACGCCTGCGACGAGGCGGGCGTGAAGGTCAACCACGCCGCACCGGAGCTGATGAAGCGAGTGAGCGACGAGGCCGGGGACGCGGTCGAGGACCGCGCCGTTCGCGAAGATTTGTTGATCGGCGTGACGGCCGACGGCGAGGTGACGGTCCGAAAGTCGGCGGAAGCGAGTCGGGGGTGACGAACGGCGTTTTGTGCTGTCGTCCCTTCCGTCGTCTCGGTGATGTCCGTCAGCGCGAAGCTAGCTATCTCCGGTACCTATGAGGGCCGCACCGCACAGCACCGCGACCGCACCGCACAGCACCGCGACCGCACCGCACAGCACCGCGACCGCACCGCACAGCACCGCGACCGCACCGCACAGCACCGCGACCGCACTGCACAGCACCGCGACCGCACTGCACAGCACCGCGCCCCGTACCTCCCCGCGTGCGGTCGCGCCTTCGGCGAAGGCGCGACCGCGGCGCATCCGGTGGTCTGTGGCGGCTCGCGGAACTCCCGGTGGTCGGCGGAACCCCGCGGAACCTCCCTCCGGTCGCTCCCGCGACCCGGAGCGTCGATTCAGTTCCAAGCAAACGCGCCCGCGTCCCGGAGAGCTTTGAGGGTGGCCTCCGAAACGGGGCACATGGACCTCGGAATCGAAGGCAACGCGGCAATCGTAACGGCGAGTTCGAGCGGGCTCGGCCGGGCGTCGGCCAAGGCGCTGGCCGAGGCGGGCGCGAACGTCACCATCTGCGCCCGCGGCGAGGAGAAACTCGCCGACGCCGAGGCGGAGATTTCGGCCGCGGGCGACGGCGACGTGCTCGCGGTCCAGTGCGACATCACCGACCCCGACGAGGTCGAGGCGCTCGTGGAGGCGACGGTCGAGGAGTTCGGCGGCCTCGACCACGTCGTCACCTCCGCCGGGGGACCGCCGAGCGGAACGTTTCTCGACACCACCGAGCGCGACTGGTACGAGGCCTACGACCTGCTGGTGATGAGCGTGGTCTGGCTGACGAAGGCCGCCCACCCCCACCTCGTCGAGAGCGACGCGGGCACCGTGGTCAACGTCACCTCGACCAGCGTCCGGGAGGCCATCGACGGCCTCGTCCTCTCGAACGCGGTCCGGCGCGCGGTCGTCGGCCTGATGAAGACTCAGGCCCGCGAGTGGGCCCCCGACGTGCGGGTCAACGCGGTCCTGCCGGGCGCACACGAGACCCCCCGCATCCAGGAACTCGTGGAGGCCTCGGTCGAGCGCGGCGAGCACGACACCTACGAGGAGGGGCTGGCCGACTGGTCGGCCGACATCCCGCTGGACCGCGTGGGCGACCCCGGGGAGTTCGGCGACGTGGTCGCGTTCCTCTCCAGCGAGCGCGCGAGCTTCGTCAACGGCGCGGCGCTCCCGGTCGACGGCGGCCGTCTCCGGAGCTGATGGCGACGGTCCTCTCGTGGAGCGGCGGCAAGGACGCCTCGTTCGCCCTCCGGGAGATGCACCGCGAGGGCGTCGAGGTCGTCGAACTCCTCACGACCGTCTCGGCCCAGACCGGCCGGTCGAGCATGCACGGCGTCGGCCGAGAGCTCTACGAGCGACAGGCCGACGCGCTCGGCCTGCCGATCCGGTTCGTCGAGATTCCGGCCGACGCCTCGAACGACGAGTACGAGGCCGCGCTGGCCGAGGCCACCGACGAGTACGAGCGCCGGGGTATCGACCGAATCGCGTTCGCCGACCTCTACGTCGAGGACATCCGCGCGTACCGCGAGAGCCGCCTCGAAGCGAGCGACATCGAGGGGTACTGGCCCGTCTGGGGCCGGGACACCGAATCCCTCGCCCGCGAGTTCGCCGACGCCTTCGAGGCGACCGTGGTCGCGGTCGAGGACTCGGCGCTCGACGAGTCGTTCGCGGGCCGCCCCTTCGACGAGTCGTTCCTCGCCGACCTCCCCGAGGGCGTCGACCCCTGCGGCGAGAACGGCGAGTTCCACACCTTCGTCCACGACGGCCCCGTCTTCGACCGACCCGTCCCGGTCCGGACCGGCGAGACGGCGACGGTCGAACCCCGCCACGGCGACATGGTGGTCCACCAGTGCGAGGTCCTCCCGGCGGAGTGACTCAGGACTCTATCTTCTCGACTATCTCCTTTGCCTTCTCGCGGGCCTTATCCTCGCCCACGTTCTTCTTGATGAGCACGCTCTGGACCTCCCAGTCGTCGCTCCCCTCTCGCTTGCCGGTCCGAACCTCCGAGCCCTCCGAAACGTCGTGGGCGGGATTCTCGGCCCAGTCGGGCGTCCGAATCTCGTCGAACTCGTCGGGGTCGCGGAACCGGACGTGGATGTACTCGTCTTCGGTCTCGACGGTCTGAACGTCTGGAACGTCGGCCATGGCAGGCGTGGTACGGCGTGGACGCCCAAAATTCGGACGGCCGAGAAAACGCGGACTCAGCGGTACTCTTCGATATCGATGACTTCCCGGCAGGAGGGATGGGTGTGGTCGCTATCGCTGGTGACGAGTGGCGCGTCTAGCTC from Halorussus salilacus carries:
- a CDS encoding TRAM domain-containing protein, with product MPDCPLAEDCPSFQERIEGMGCQHYGDRGGAEWCDHYNQPIRELKTAPVQPGEEVVVDIEDIHESGAGVGRTEDGFIVMVDGILPDARARVEITNVHGNHARADPIERLPMDEEDEEGTDDGDAEESDAESGDGDDEDGRSRPQLGSRDNFWGS
- a CDS encoding Tfx family DNA-binding protein: MSEAPDPEEMLDRAGFDADTSVLTRRQAEVLALRERGVAQATIADRLGTSRANVSSIEASARENVRKARETVAFAEALHAPVRVVVEAGTDLYDVPSRVYDACDEAGVKVNHAAPELMKRVSDEAGDAVEDRAVREDLLIGVTADGEVTVRKSAEASRG
- a CDS encoding SDR family oxidoreductase, with protein sequence MDLGIEGNAAIVTASSSGLGRASAKALAEAGANVTICARGEEKLADAEAEISAAGDGDVLAVQCDITDPDEVEALVEATVEEFGGLDHVVTSAGGPPSGTFLDTTERDWYEAYDLLVMSVVWLTKAAHPHLVESDAGTVVNVTSTSVREAIDGLVLSNAVRRAVVGLMKTQAREWAPDVRVNAVLPGAHETPRIQELVEASVERGEHDTYEEGLADWSADIPLDRVGDPGEFGDVVAFLSSERASFVNGAALPVDGGRLRS
- a CDS encoding adenine nucleotide alpha hydrolase, coding for MATVLSWSGGKDASFALREMHREGVEVVELLTTVSAQTGRSSMHGVGRELYERQADALGLPIRFVEIPADASNDEYEAALAEATDEYERRGIDRIAFADLYVEDIRAYRESRLEASDIEGYWPVWGRDTESLAREFADAFEATVVAVEDSALDESFAGRPFDESFLADLPEGVDPCGENGEFHTFVHDGPVFDRPVPVRTGETATVEPRHGDMVVHQCEVLPAE